The following are encoded in a window of Cygnus atratus isolate AKBS03 ecotype Queensland, Australia chromosome 8, CAtr_DNAZoo_HiC_assembly, whole genome shotgun sequence genomic DNA:
- the ECHDC2 gene encoding enoyl-CoA hydratase domain-containing protein 2, mitochondrial isoform X2, with translation MLWLGPGRAGGRLLLRWARGGSPAAAPRRGAEVLVGGEGGGIAEILMNRPHARNSLGKVFVNELFSALEQLRFDEKVRVVVFKSEVKGVFCAGADLKERAKMDDAEVGHFVKRLRNLMDEIASSAKMGLIETTRGLLPGAGGTQRLPRCVGVGLAKELIFTGRQIDGQEAFSMGLVNHAVPQNEEGDAAYQRALTLAKEILPQAPIAVKMGKLAINRGIEVDIASGMAIEGMCYAQNIPTRDRQEGMAAFKEKRPPRFIGK, from the exons ATGTTATggctggggccggggcgggctggggggcggctgctgctgcgctGGGCCCGCGGCGGGtcccccgcggccgccccgcggcggggcgcggaGGTGCTGGTCGGCGGGGAGGGCGGCG GTATTGCTGAAATCCTAATGAACCGACCCCATGCGAGAAATTCATTGGGAAAAGTATTTGTAAATGAA CTTTTTAGCGCTCTGGAACAGCTCCGCTTTGATGAGAAAGTTCGTGTAGTGGTGTTCAAGAGTGAAGTGAAAGGCGTATTTTGTGCTG GTGCGGACTTAAAGGAGCGTGCAAAGATGGATGATGCAGAAGTTGGACATTTTGTTAAAAGGCTGAGAAATCTAATGGATGAAATAG CTTCGTCAGCTAAAATGGGCCTTATTGAGACCACAAGAGGGCTTCTTCCAGGAGCAG GTGGAACGCAGCGTCTACCCAGATGCGTTGGAGTAGGTCTTGCAAAGGAACTCATTTTCACGGGTAGACAAATTGATGGACAAGAAGCCTTCTCCATGGGATTAGTAAATCACGCAGTGCCCCAAAATGAGGAGGGAGATGCAGCTTACCAGAGAGCATTAACTTTGGCTAAAGAAATCCTTCCTCAG gcTCCAATTGCTGTGAAAATGGGAAAACTGGCAATAAACAGAGGAAtagag GTTGATATTGCATCAGGGATGGCCATTGAAGGGATGTGTTATGCCCAG aatattcCCACAAGAGACCGTCAGGAAGGGATGGCTGCCTTCAAGGAGAAACGACCACCTCGGTTTATTGGCAAATAA
- the ECHDC2 gene encoding enoyl-CoA hydratase domain-containing protein 2, mitochondrial isoform X1, whose translation MLWLGPGRAGGRLLLRWARGGSPAAAPRRGAEVLVGGEGGGIAEILMNRPHARNSLGKVFVNELFSALEQLRFDEKVRVVVFKSEVKGVFCAGADLKERAKMDDAEVGHFVKRLRNLMDEIAALPVPTIAAIDGYALGGGLEMALACDLRVAASSAKMGLIETTRGLLPGAGGTQRLPRCVGVGLAKELIFTGRQIDGQEAFSMGLVNHAVPQNEEGDAAYQRALTLAKEILPQAPIAVKMGKLAINRGIEVDIASGMAIEGMCYAQNIPTRDRQEGMAAFKEKRPPRFIGK comes from the exons ATGTTATggctggggccggggcgggctggggggcggctgctgctgcgctGGGCCCGCGGCGGGtcccccgcggccgccccgcggcggggcgcggaGGTGCTGGTCGGCGGGGAGGGCGGCG GTATTGCTGAAATCCTAATGAACCGACCCCATGCGAGAAATTCATTGGGAAAAGTATTTGTAAATGAA CTTTTTAGCGCTCTGGAACAGCTCCGCTTTGATGAGAAAGTTCGTGTAGTGGTGTTCAAGAGTGAAGTGAAAGGCGTATTTTGTGCTG GTGCGGACTTAAAGGAGCGTGCAAAGATGGATGATGCAGAAGTTGGACATTTTGTTAAAAGGCTGAGAAATCTAATGGATGAAATAG CTGCCCTGCCTGTACCCACAATTGCTGCAATAGATGGCTACGCATTGGGTGGTGGACTAGAAATGGCGTTAGCTTGTGACCTTCGAGTAGCAG CTTCGTCAGCTAAAATGGGCCTTATTGAGACCACAAGAGGGCTTCTTCCAGGAGCAG GTGGAACGCAGCGTCTACCCAGATGCGTTGGAGTAGGTCTTGCAAAGGAACTCATTTTCACGGGTAGACAAATTGATGGACAAGAAGCCTTCTCCATGGGATTAGTAAATCACGCAGTGCCCCAAAATGAGGAGGGAGATGCAGCTTACCAGAGAGCATTAACTTTGGCTAAAGAAATCCTTCCTCAG gcTCCAATTGCTGTGAAAATGGGAAAACTGGCAATAAACAGAGGAAtagag GTTGATATTGCATCAGGGATGGCCATTGAAGGGATGTGTTATGCCCAG aatattcCCACAAGAGACCGTCAGGAAGGGATGGCTGCCTTCAAGGAGAAACGACCACCTCGGTTTATTGGCAAATAA
- the SCP2 gene encoding sterol carrier protein 2 isoform X1, producing MQRRVFVVGVGMTKFAKPSEKSLDYPDLAKEAGQKALADAGIPYSAVKQACVGYVYGDSTCGQRAIYHALGLTGIPIINVHNNCATGSTALFMARQLVEGGLADCVLALGFEKMAKGSIPAGFTDRTNPLDKHLEIMIDKYGLASAPVAPQMFANAGKEHMEKYGTNPEYFAKIAWKNHSHSTNNPYSQFQEEYTLDEVLNSRKIFDYLTVLQCCPTTNGAAAAILANEEFVKEHNLQSQAVEILAQVMVTDYPSTFEEKSCLKMVGYDMTKKAAEKCFEKAGVQPTDVDVIELHDCFSVNELITYEALGLCPEGKACELIDRGDNTYGGKWVVNPSGGLISKGHPLGATGLAQCAELCWQLRGLAGRRQVPGAKVALQHNLGLGGAAVVTLYGMGFPPARSTGRVAAVPLSAAVDGFKSHLVFKEIEKKLEEEGEQFVKKIGGVFAFKIKDGPGGKEATWVVDVKNGKGSVAVNSDKKADCTITMADADLLALMTGKMNPQTCTDLPGALVLVP from the exons ATGCAGCGCCGGGTGTTCGTGGTCGGCGTTGGCATGACCAAG tttGCAAAGCCTAGTGAGAAGAGCCTTGATTACCCTGACCTGGCTAAGGAGGCAg GGCAGAAGGCTTTAGCTGATGCTGGGATTCCCTATTCAGCAGTGAAGCAGGCATGTGTGGGTTATGTTTATG GTGACTCGACCTGTGGACAACGGGCCATCTACCACGCTTTGGGTTTAACTGGCATTCCTATCATTAATGTTCACAACAACTGTGCTACTGGATCTACGGCTTTGTTCATGGCCAGACAACTGGTAGAGGGAG gtttgGCAGATTGTGTTCTGGCACTTGGCTTTGAGAAAATGGCAAAAGGATCCATTCCTGCAGGT tttACGGACAGAACTAATCCACTGGACAAACATTTGGAAATCATGATAGATAAATATGGCTTAGCAAGTGCTCCAGTAGCACCTCAGATGTTTGCAAATGCTGGCAAAGAACATATGGAGAAATACG GGACAAATCCAGAATACTTTGCAAAAATTGCATGGAAGAATCATAGTCATTCAACCAACAACCC gtatTCCCAGTTCCAAGAGGAGTATACGTTAGATGAAGTTCTGAATTCTCGCAAAATTTTTGATTACTTGACTGTCTTACAGTGTTG TCCAACAACAaatggtgctgcagctgcaatTCTGGCTAATGAGGAGTTTGTGAAAGAGCATAATTTACAGTCTCAAGCTGTGGAAATTCTAGCCCAGGTGATGGTTACTGATTATCCAAGCACATTTGAAGAGAAGAGTTGTTTGAAGATG GTTGGTTATGATATGActaaaaaagctgcagaaaaatgttttgaaaaagcagGAGTACAACCTACTGATGTTGATGTGATTGAACTCCATGACTGTTTCTCAGTTAATGAGCTCATTACCTATGAAGCTCTTGGACTCTGTCCAGAAG GAAAAGCATGTGAACTGATTGACAGAGGAGACAATACTTACGGAGGAAAATGGGTTGTTAATCCTAGTGGTGGCTTGATTTCAAAGGGACATCCACTTGGTGCTACAG GCCTGGCGCAGTGCGCCGAACTCTGCTGGCAGCTGCGCGGCCTGGCCGGCAGGAGGCAGGTGCCGGGGGCGAAGGTGGCGCTGCAGCACAACCTGGGCCTGGGCGGCGCGGCGGTGGTCACGCTGTACGGCATGGGCTTCCCCCCGGCCCGCAG cactGGTCGTGTTGCAGCTGTGCCTCTCAGTGCAGCTGTTGATGGATTTAAGTCACATTTGGTCTTCAAAGAGATTGAAAAGAAGCTCGAAGAG GAAGGAGAGCAATTTGTCAAGAAAATTGGTGGTGTCTTtgccttcaaaataaaagatggtCCTGGTGGAAAAGAAGCAACTTGGGTAGTAGAcgtgaaaaatggaaaaggctcTGTGGCAGTTAATTCAG ATAAGAAGGCAGATTGTACAATTACAATGGCTGACGCTGATCTATTAGCTCTGATGACTGGCAAAATGAATCCTCAGACA tgtaCAGACCTGCCTGGAGCTCTCGTACTTGTTCCTTAA
- the SCP2 gene encoding sterol carrier protein 2 isoform X2 → MQRRVFVVGVGMTKFAKPSEKSLDYPDLAKEAGQKALADAGIPYSAVKQACVGYVYGDSTCGQRAIYHALGLTGIPIINVHNNCATGSTALFMARQLVEGGLADCVLALGFEKMAKGSIPAGFTDRTNPLDKHLEIMIDKYGLASAPVAPQMFANAGKEHMEKYGTNPEYFAKIAWKNHSHSTNNPYSQFQEEYTLDEVLNSRKIFDYLTVLQCCPTTNGAAAAILANEEFVKEHNLQSQAVEILAQVMVTDYPSTFEEKSCLKMVGYDMTKKAAEKCFEKAGVQPTDVDVIELHDCFSVNELITYEALGLCPEGKACELIDRGDNTYGGKWVVNPSGGLISKGHPLGATGLAQCAELCWQLRGLAGRRQVPGAKVALQHNLGLGGAAVVTLYGMGFPPARSTGRVAAVPLSAAVDGFKSHLVFKEIEKKLEEEGEQFVKKIGGVFAFKIKDGPGGKEATWVVDVKNGKGSVAVNSDKKADCTITMADADLLALMTGKMNPQTAFFQGKLKVSGNMGMAMKLQNLQLQPGKAKL, encoded by the exons ATGCAGCGCCGGGTGTTCGTGGTCGGCGTTGGCATGACCAAG tttGCAAAGCCTAGTGAGAAGAGCCTTGATTACCCTGACCTGGCTAAGGAGGCAg GGCAGAAGGCTTTAGCTGATGCTGGGATTCCCTATTCAGCAGTGAAGCAGGCATGTGTGGGTTATGTTTATG GTGACTCGACCTGTGGACAACGGGCCATCTACCACGCTTTGGGTTTAACTGGCATTCCTATCATTAATGTTCACAACAACTGTGCTACTGGATCTACGGCTTTGTTCATGGCCAGACAACTGGTAGAGGGAG gtttgGCAGATTGTGTTCTGGCACTTGGCTTTGAGAAAATGGCAAAAGGATCCATTCCTGCAGGT tttACGGACAGAACTAATCCACTGGACAAACATTTGGAAATCATGATAGATAAATATGGCTTAGCAAGTGCTCCAGTAGCACCTCAGATGTTTGCAAATGCTGGCAAAGAACATATGGAGAAATACG GGACAAATCCAGAATACTTTGCAAAAATTGCATGGAAGAATCATAGTCATTCAACCAACAACCC gtatTCCCAGTTCCAAGAGGAGTATACGTTAGATGAAGTTCTGAATTCTCGCAAAATTTTTGATTACTTGACTGTCTTACAGTGTTG TCCAACAACAaatggtgctgcagctgcaatTCTGGCTAATGAGGAGTTTGTGAAAGAGCATAATTTACAGTCTCAAGCTGTGGAAATTCTAGCCCAGGTGATGGTTACTGATTATCCAAGCACATTTGAAGAGAAGAGTTGTTTGAAGATG GTTGGTTATGATATGActaaaaaagctgcagaaaaatgttttgaaaaagcagGAGTACAACCTACTGATGTTGATGTGATTGAACTCCATGACTGTTTCTCAGTTAATGAGCTCATTACCTATGAAGCTCTTGGACTCTGTCCAGAAG GAAAAGCATGTGAACTGATTGACAGAGGAGACAATACTTACGGAGGAAAATGGGTTGTTAATCCTAGTGGTGGCTTGATTTCAAAGGGACATCCACTTGGTGCTACAG GCCTGGCGCAGTGCGCCGAACTCTGCTGGCAGCTGCGCGGCCTGGCCGGCAGGAGGCAGGTGCCGGGGGCGAAGGTGGCGCTGCAGCACAACCTGGGCCTGGGCGGCGCGGCGGTGGTCACGCTGTACGGCATGGGCTTCCCCCCGGCCCGCAG cactGGTCGTGTTGCAGCTGTGCCTCTCAGTGCAGCTGTTGATGGATTTAAGTCACATTTGGTCTTCAAAGAGATTGAAAAGAAGCTCGAAGAG GAAGGAGAGCAATTTGTCAAGAAAATTGGTGGTGTCTTtgccttcaaaataaaagatggtCCTGGTGGAAAAGAAGCAACTTGGGTAGTAGAcgtgaaaaatggaaaaggctcTGTGGCAGTTAATTCAG ATAAGAAGGCAGATTGTACAATTACAATGGCTGACGCTGATCTATTAGCTCTGATGACTGGCAAAATGAATCCTCAGACA gctttctTTCAAGGTAAATTGAAGGTTTCTGGGAACATGGGCATGGCGATGAAACTTCAGAACCTACAACTTCAGCCAGGCAAAGCTAAACTTTGA